In Ferroplasma sp., a single window of DNA contains:
- a CDS encoding ABC transporter permease has translation MNVYLISRKVLQAVFLILFVVVILYVLLRLMPGNPAELYIRNLKHPTKAAINSIYKMYGINPNNKFALSSFLVYLHQMFTFHFGYNPAELSQSIYSMIATALPYTLIIFGVASVGSFAIGIPLGIVTAFIRGKKSEGPTLVTATILNSIPFFVMAIIVYLIFAVYYPIFPLAASHYRLGPFLRSPSFSGFLVLLHYFAMPILTLLIIEIMGHLITMRSIMVSVLGEDFIQTAKAKGVAQSSIMFHHAARNAMVPESTRMALEFALLMSGAVITGIIFEIPGMGILLYDNILIENYPVIEASLFILSLVVIVSYSSVDFIHAWLDPRVRV, from the coding sequence ATGAATGTGTACCTTATTAGTAGAAAAGTATTACAAGCAGTATTTTTGATATTGTTTGTAGTAGTAATCTTATATGTCCTATTACGGTTAATGCCTGGTAATCCTGCCGAGTTATATATCCGTAATTTAAAGCATCCTACTAAAGCAGCCATAAATAGTATTTACAAAATGTATGGTATAAATCCTAATAATAAATTTGCCCTTAGTTCATTTTTAGTATATTTGCACCAAATGTTCACATTTCATTTCGGCTATAATCCGGCTGAATTAAGCCAAAGTATTTACTCAATGATAGCAACTGCACTTCCATATACACTGATCATCTTTGGAGTTGCGTCAGTTGGCTCATTCGCTATTGGTATACCATTAGGGATAGTAACTGCATTTATTAGAGGGAAAAAATCTGAAGGCCCTACATTAGTCACTGCAACAATATTAAACTCCATCCCATTTTTTGTAATGGCTATAATAGTATATCTAATTTTTGCTGTTTATTATCCTATATTTCCATTAGCTGCTTCTCATTATAGATTAGGGCCATTTCTTAGATCACCTTCATTCAGTGGTTTTCTTGTTTTATTACACTATTTTGCAATGCCAATTCTAACTCTTTTAATTATTGAAATTATGGGCCACTTAATTACTATGAGGAGTATTATGGTATCCGTATTAGGAGAAGATTTCATACAAACGGCTAAGGCTAAAGGGGTAGCTCAATCGTCAATTATGTTTCACCATGCCGCAAGAAATGCTATGGTTCCAGAATCAACCCGAATGGCTCTCGAGTTTGCCCTTCTTATGAGTGGTGCAGTGATAACAGGTATAATTTTTGAAATACCGGGTATGGGCATACTATTATATGATAACATTTTGATTGAGAATTATCCTGTTATAGAAGCATCATTATTTATCTTATCTTTAGTTGTTATTGTGTCGTATTCTTCAGTAGATTTTATACACGCATGGTTAGACCCAAGGGTGAGAGTATGA
- a CDS encoding transposase codes for MTNAKSQLISIEELIKLFINDRKEGKKELITWFLNNVMDQEAIEQLNADKYERNNKRTGYRNGTKKRKLKTVDGELTLDKPDIRSGLFTTTVFDKYSTVEKALDSVIAESYINGVLTRSVNNIINNLGVNVSPEYVSSLNKELDAKVKEFLETRIDDK; via the coding sequence ATGACAAATGCAAAGAGTCAATTAATAAGTATAGAAGAACTAATAAAGCTTTTCATAAATGATAGAAAAGAGGGAAAGAAGGAATTGATTACATGGTTTTTAAACAATGTAATGGATCAGGAGGCCATTGAACAATTAAATGCTGATAAATATGAAAGGAATAATAAAAGGACAGGATACAGGAATGGGACAAAGAAGAGGAAATTAAAGACTGTGGATGGAGAATTAACATTAGACAAGCCTGATATAAGGTCAGGTTTATTCACAACCACTGTATTTGACAAGTATTCAACTGTAGAAAAGGCTTTAGACTCTGTAATAGCTGAGTCATACATTAATGGAGTATTAACCAGGTCAGTAAACAATATAATAAATAATCTGGGTGTAAATGTATCTCCTGAGTATGTATCATCACTGAATAAGGAACTTGATGCCAAGGTTAAAGAGTTCCTGGAAACAAGGATAGATGATAAATAA
- a CDS encoding transposase, translated as MDAIYFKVRENSKYRPMALYTSIVVNSNGIRQILSMDVYNSEDELDLNNFFFKLQERGLTGLKSVISDGHNGIMKSIKESFPGSLWQYCHFHFIRNLRKTMEREQWKNISKLVPEALMDESLFKIAIDRMEEMKLNKSIDMLYKWYDSLYSYTSFPGEHQGKKS; from the coding sequence ATAGATGCAATATACTTTAAAGTCAGGGAAAATAGTAAATACAGACCAATGGCATTATACACATCAATAGTTGTAAACAGCAATGGAATAAGGCAGATTCTTTCCATGGATGTTTATAATTCAGAGGATGAGCTGGACTTGAATAATTTCTTCTTCAAGCTCCAGGAAAGGGGATTGACAGGTCTTAAATCTGTAATATCAGATGGTCATAATGGTATAATGAAATCTATTAAGGAATCGTTCCCAGGATCATTATGGCAGTACTGCCATTTCCATTTCATAAGGAATTTAAGGAAGACCATGGAAAGGGAACAGTGGAAGAATATATCAAAGTTAGTGCCAGAGGCATTAATGGATGAATCACTGTTTAAGATAGCAATAGATAGAATGGAGGAAATGAAATTAAATAAATCCATTGACATGCTGTATAAGTGGTATGATTCATTATATTCATACACATCATTCCCTGGAGAACATCAAGGAAAGAAATCATGA
- a CDS encoding transposase → MVSGLDVHKRSVYATAMEDNVALIVQRNMENNIEVVNGFLFNYRDHDIVIESSTSGKYLSKELSMLGYKVHLINPAKVPEIANNCKKTDREDSFQLADVFRKGGMKEIYILSGDIENVRSLVRYRHSLGGEITLKKNKAHALLTSYGIIIKATDPFGKKGLREIENNYNNLNYSDKIVLRSLIMTYHLLRKDLHHTPV, encoded by the coding sequence ATGGTAAGCGGCTTGGATGTACATAAACGTTCCGTATATGCTACGGCTATGGAGGATAATGTGGCTCTTATTGTCCAGAGGAATATGGAGAATAATATAGAGGTGGTTAATGGATTTTTATTTAATTACAGGGATCATGATATTGTAATAGAATCATCAACATCAGGCAAGTATCTCTCTAAGGAGTTGTCAATGCTTGGCTATAAGGTTCACCTGATAAATCCTGCAAAGGTTCCTGAAATAGCAAATAACTGCAAGAAGACAGACAGGGAGGATTCATTCCAGCTTGCAGATGTATTCAGGAAGGGAGGAATGAAGGAGATATACATTCTATCAGGAGATATAGAGAATGTAAGGTCCCTGGTAAGGTACAGGCATTCACTTGGAGGGGAGATAACATTAAAGAAGAATAAGGCACATGCACTGTTAACATCCTATGGAATAATAATTAAGGCTACAGACCCGTTCGGTAAGAAGGGATTAAGGGAAATTGAAAATAATTATAACAATCTTAATTATTCTGATAAGATAGTCTTAAGATCCTTAATAATGACATATCATTTATTAAGGAAAGATTTGCATCATACACCGGTTTAA
- a CDS encoding ABC transporter substrate-binding protein, whose translation MNKKGILGSKKLVIAFAIIVALLFLMEPLSGNIGGNATQNSGLVSGSAGQTALPVSASPAVPTSANGTLKLAQIGNPDHVNYYEAATVCDFYILDLLYSSATTELPNGSLIYCLADNYTVSKPATPITTFDPLTGADSSVYEIYTVHIRPGVEWSDYNSTNSADTYIYSNHTSFTNDTGVSFSHTYKQVYNATSGKYQAAVPITMRTEYVQAADFILSWKLLNSAEDLSGEYAHVVNVMPLNNLTVEYFLNGPSGIFVPDTLETPILPYHIWVSHDYASAGSGLWNETASSSTLPSSGAYNEWDMGHSGAFGTGNGLYPGLVGTGPFMMNGGFGEPVGHLFTSDYWSVYVNPHFFLRTISNSINDALPVSPNPVYDVSQFAPKIYSVNVSIYASPSGAVGALSTGKVDAIESDLSSEFLPTVEGIPGVNVLEKPSTGYAYFKFNSYADDAPYNITAFRQALRMASPLGYIQSSICDGYLTPGYSTIPAIDSPYYYSAVPSFSYNPSKANSTIASIPGMTYKGGHWYYKGTEVTATIQSPSSSLIPQIFTGYEAIASDWDKIGIATTIESESFSTEITHLDAYDNAGASPSTSYNIITLGVSGLLGDTAVDVIDDYNYSSSIGTGDYQGPFSGMNVTTPLNSIFNIPDTYMTGKQIDSLMTNLTNIATSSSSVRTVVSAMDVMQYIEDNESTMMPIGYGPKDNIAWQTSTFTGITDVPSDINGFWYYNEMSVHLKSKPTVISKPTAHVVVTGYANQTVYTDGQYGQITYIATNSLNGNPISGAKVTVTEEPSLLNITSYTLTTNSQGMAVYKFQVSPDNSFINVLGYNGLVPVTATVVPTNTSIASGIGIVNVNDLPHSVAYKVSGPSAISGTGYNYYNITVYNPITGKPISGYEYTIQAMRAAITMKRTSSVQSISNVSTYSALCDYTEVSIPVNSTYNSTMMTSITGQTGANGNISVLIAVNSTFNYTLNGANVLQYIYLGDYALDAPVYGEAPYMVIGEVTSSENPNGYGSGEPVELPIELEKSPNSYAISVSQKQISSKVTELMYKVTDNGKAVAGYSLNVSSQNALGANRGYFLNSNMSMSNPNGLLLTTCGPATGSGFEPAIHLVTNANGIAYANFTSEFYQYNKTTGVIMPETVNSSILPYDEFQITAYGDGAVAIQTTNLQQNQIEYMYNVTFAESGLRSGTTWSVALNGVTEKSSTSKIVFAELNGTYVYKVGNISGYKILKNSSGNVTINGSNQTVDVTFKSISNYTDYYIIGGVIAAIVVIGLGLFFITKRKKQKT comes from the coding sequence ATGAATAAAAAGGGTATTTTAGGAAGCAAGAAATTAGTTATAGCTTTTGCTATAATTGTGGCATTGCTGTTTTTGATGGAACCTCTCAGTGGTAATATTGGGGGCAACGCCACTCAAAATTCTGGGTTGGTATCTGGAAGTGCAGGTCAGACGGCATTGCCTGTAAGTGCATCACCAGCAGTCCCCACATCAGCTAATGGCACGTTAAAACTTGCACAAATAGGTAATCCTGATCACGTTAACTATTACGAGGCAGCAACTGTATGTGACTTTTACATACTTGATTTATTGTATAGTTCTGCAACTACAGAGCTTCCGAACGGGAGCTTAATATATTGTTTGGCAGATAACTATACAGTTTCAAAACCAGCAACACCTATAACAACTTTTGATCCACTAACTGGTGCAGATTCAAGTGTTTATGAAATATATACAGTGCATATAAGACCGGGTGTTGAATGGAGCGATTACAATTCAACAAACTCAGCTGACACATATATATATTCTAACCACACATCATTTACAAACGATACTGGCGTTTCATTTTCACATACATATAAACAGGTATATAACGCAACTTCAGGAAAATATCAGGCAGCAGTACCAATTACAATGAGAACAGAATATGTGCAGGCTGCAGACTTCATATTATCATGGAAACTATTGAACAGTGCTGAAGATCTATCTGGGGAATATGCACATGTAGTAAATGTAATGCCATTGAATAATCTCACCGTTGAATATTTCCTTAATGGACCAAGTGGTATATTTGTTCCAGATACTCTGGAAACGCCTATACTACCATATCACATATGGGTATCACATGATTATGCTTCGGCAGGGAGTGGACTGTGGAATGAAACAGCATCATCATCAACTTTACCTAGTTCAGGTGCATATAATGAATGGGACATGGGGCATAGCGGAGCATTCGGTACAGGAAATGGGCTATATCCGGGACTTGTTGGTACTGGCCCATTCATGATGAATGGTGGATTTGGCGAACCCGTAGGGCATTTATTTACCAGCGATTACTGGTCTGTTTATGTTAATCCGCATTTCTTTTTGAGAACTATTAGTAATAGCATAAATGATGCATTACCAGTTAGCCCTAATCCTGTATATGATGTAAGCCAGTTTGCTCCAAAAATATATAGTGTAAATGTATCTATTTACGCTAGTCCTTCAGGAGCTGTTGGGGCTTTAAGTACCGGGAAAGTCGATGCAATAGAAAGCGATTTATCTAGTGAGTTTTTACCAACAGTTGAGGGGATTCCTGGCGTTAATGTACTGGAAAAACCTTCTACTGGATATGCATATTTCAAATTTAACTCATATGCAGATGACGCACCATACAATATTACTGCATTCAGACAGGCATTGAGAATGGCATCTCCCCTTGGTTACATACAGTCGTCAATTTGTGACGGGTATCTTACGCCAGGTTATTCTACCATACCTGCAATAGATTCTCCTTACTACTATTCGGCTGTACCATCATTTTCATATAACCCGTCAAAGGCTAATAGCACCATAGCCAGTATACCGGGAATGACATATAAGGGCGGGCATTGGTATTATAAAGGCACAGAGGTAACAGCGACAATACAATCTCCATCCTCATCCCTTATACCACAGATATTTACCGGTTACGAGGCCATCGCTTCAGACTGGGATAAGATAGGTATAGCTACTACAATCGAGTCTGAAAGCTTTTCAACTGAGATTACACATTTAGATGCATATGATAACGCTGGTGCGAGCCCGTCTACATCCTATAATATAATAACGCTTGGAGTATCTGGTCTCCTTGGAGATACGGCTGTAGATGTAATAGATGACTACAACTATTCCTCCTCTATAGGCACAGGAGACTATCAGGGGCCATTTTCTGGCATGAATGTAACCACGCCATTAAATAGTATATTCAATATACCTGATACATACATGACTGGCAAACAGATAGATTCGTTAATGACTAATTTAACCAATATAGCAACTTCTTCCTCTAGCGTCCGCACAGTTGTGTCTGCAATGGACGTGATGCAATATATAGAGGATAATGAGTCTACTATGATGCCTATTGGATACGGGCCCAAGGACAATATAGCATGGCAAACCAGTACATTTACGGGCATAACTGACGTGCCGTCAGATATAAACGGGTTCTGGTATTATAATGAAATGTCAGTTCATCTGAAAAGCAAGCCCACGGTAATATCTAAACCAACTGCACATGTAGTGGTTACTGGGTATGCGAATCAGACTGTATATACCGATGGACAGTACGGTCAAATAACTTATATAGCCACTAACAGTTTGAACGGAAATCCTATATCCGGGGCTAAGGTGACAGTTACAGAGGAACCATCACTGCTGAATATAACTTCGTACACACTTACCACTAATAGCCAAGGTATGGCAGTGTATAAATTCCAGGTCTCGCCTGATAACTCCTTCATTAATGTACTTGGATACAATGGATTAGTACCGGTGACAGCTACAGTGGTTCCTACTAACACAAGCATAGCCTCTGGAATAGGAATAGTCAACGTAAATGATCTACCTCACAGTGTAGCATACAAAGTATCAGGACCTTCTGCAATCTCTGGAACTGGATATAATTATTACAATATAACAGTATATAATCCGATAACAGGTAAACCTATCTCAGGTTATGAATATACTATACAGGCTATGCGGGCAGCCATTACAATGAAAAGAACGTCTTCGGTCCAAAGCATCTCTAATGTAAGTACTTACAGTGCATTATGTGATTACACAGAAGTATCTATACCAGTAAATAGTACATACAATAGCACTATGATGACATCTATAACGGGCCAGACTGGTGCAAATGGAAACATATCTGTGTTAATTGCCGTAAATTCAACTTTCAATTATACACTGAATGGGGCTAATGTATTACAGTATATATACCTAGGAGATTATGCTCTAGACGCCCCGGTATACGGTGAAGCTCCCTATATGGTAATCGGTGAGGTGACATCCTCAGAGAATCCAAACGGGTATGGGTCCGGGGAACCAGTTGAACTTCCAATAGAGCTGGAGAAATCCCCAAATAGTTATGCTATATCAGTAAGCCAGAAACAGATATCTTCTAAAGTAACAGAGCTGATGTATAAGGTAACTGATAATGGGAAAGCTGTTGCAGGATACAGTTTGAATGTAAGCTCTCAAAATGCGCTGGGTGCAAACAGAGGTTACTTCCTGAATTCAAATATGTCAATGTCAAACCCGAATGGTTTGTTATTAACAACCTGTGGGCCTGCTACTGGCAGTGGATTTGAACCTGCTATACATTTAGTAACCAATGCAAATGGAATCGCATATGCGAATTTCACATCAGAGTTCTATCAGTACAACAAGACTACTGGAGTCATAATGCCAGAAACTGTTAATAGTTCGATACTCCCATATGATGAATTCCAGATAACCGCGTATGGAGATGGAGCTGTAGCAATCCAAACTACTAATTTACAACAAAATCAGATAGAATATATGTATAATGTGACATTTGCAGAAAGTGGATTGAGATCTGGAACCACATGGTCTGTAGCACTAAATGGGGTCACTGAAAAGTCATCCACCTCCAAAATAGTATTTGCAGAGCTAAATGGAACATATGTTTATAAAGTGGGAAACATATCTGGATACAAAATACTAAAGAATAGTTCAGGTAATGTAACCATAAACGGCTCTAACCAAACTGTGGATGTTACATTCAAGAGTATATCCAATTATACAGACTATTACATCATAGGTGGGGTAATAGCTGCCATAGTTGTCATTGGACTTGGACTCTTCTTTATAACAAAAAGAAAAAAACAAAAGACATAA
- a CDS encoding transposase, whose product MPGRIWSSEENYSIIMESFQNPDITISEICRNHGIAVSMFYKWKDQFLEGGRKGLEGKDPDKALIKENEELKAIIGEMTIANIILKKIT is encoded by the coding sequence ATGCCTGGAAGAATATGGAGTAGTGAGGAGAATTACAGTATTATAATGGAATCATTCCAGAATCCTGATATTACCATATCAGAGATATGCAGGAACCATGGAATAGCAGTTTCAATGTTCTATAAATGGAAGGATCAGTTCTTAGAAGGAGGAAGAAAGGGATTAGAGGGAAAGGACCCTGATAAAGCATTAATTAAAGAGAATGAGGAGCTAAAGGCAATAATAGGTGAAATGACCATAGCAAATATAATTTTAAAAAAAATTACATGA
- a CDS encoding DDE-type integrase/transposase/recombinase, producing the protein MAITGYTLLRNSGTRIAKKTVYKIMKNNNLTLPVHSHKNRRELKLLRADRPKMLIETDITYIPTNNGMAYLMCIKDVFSKEWYGYSYNTSCTSRDAINAMDDSIMRKFNGIIPENITLRTDNGPQYISREFNNYLKTMGINHEYIERETPEENGDIESFHNSKKTDYIWINEINNFNDGKEIIENAFHDYNSIRPHSTLDYYSPLQFLDKWNNDSSFREYYRAFLKNLKDGYRRRKHNYYRRSMLNVS; encoded by the coding sequence ATGGCTATAACAGGATATACATTATTAAGGAATTCTGGCACAAGAATAGCCAAGAAGACCGTGTATAAGATAATGAAAAATAATAATCTAACCTTGCCAGTGCATAGCCATAAGAATAGAAGGGAACTGAAGCTGTTAAGAGCCGACAGGCCTAAAATGCTCATAGAAACAGATATAACATATATTCCAACAAACAATGGAATGGCATATTTAATGTGCATAAAGGATGTGTTCTCTAAAGAATGGTATGGCTATAGCTATAATACATCATGCACTTCGAGGGATGCAATAAATGCCATGGATGATTCCATTATGCGGAAGTTCAATGGTATAATACCAGAGAATATTACATTAAGAACAGATAATGGTCCACAGTATATCTCTAGGGAATTCAATAATTATTTGAAAACAATGGGGATTAACCATGAATACATAGAAAGGGAAACACCTGAGGAGAATGGAGATATTGAATCATTCCATAATTCAAAAAAGACAGATTATATATGGATCAATGAAATCAATAATTTCAATGATGGCAAGGAAATAATAGAGAATGCATTCCATGATTATAACAGTATAAGGCCCCATTCCACATTAGATTACTATTCACCATTGCAGTTTCTTGACAAATGGAACAATGACAGCAGCTTCAGGGAGTATTACAGAGCATTCTTAAAGAATTTAAAGGATGGCTACAGAAGGAGAAAGCATAATTATTATAGGAGGTCGATGCTCAATGTCTCATGA
- a CDS encoding S41 family peptidase produces the protein MYRYLMYPDIKDDMIVFVNDNDLWSYNLTTKVPERLTNNLGIVTFPRISPDKKLVYFRLMTGKSADNSDIYSVELDSGKLRRITYVFGKSVSRRMYTSIAGFDDENKLIVSTDAYYPFGTPMLYRVENGNLYALNLGPALNIIYNDDNIFLGRNTIDMPHWKHYRGGTRGKILSGKKGNFKILVDLESNVNSPMIYNDKLCFISDHEGSGNIYSMSTEGKLIKITDFGDYYVRNANSDGKSIIFQKAGSLFLIRDGNVSELNIEINIPSVNTEMRMLKAVDYLTGYDLNYSGEMMALTARGQVIYTGIKGGPIVTVSPLKNQIAKISRNDLIIYRYSENENLILIYGLNNEIIKSFNFDKGIVVNMKVSPDGKKIAISNNRFELFILALDNDKIEKIDESQSDTLVDCSWSNDSRLLAYSFPESAYFGYNGSSYIKIYDSVDKKLYRCTTSGSVDFKPVFSMDDNYLYYLSKRSLDPVMDQLVFNLGYPAITKPYALSLKGNSMPIFSDIPEDLAKKVEDKYLLNDIVRFSQVFPVEAMDYVDIYPVDGGVLLLHMPVEGAMKSYLFNNGEKSGQLQLFSFKTNKAESYEEGTVSFCVSGNGKYLMIRKPGNKFLKREISTKKDEDINIDRLKLTVNPKEEWKNMLYDAYKLINENFWSKEKLRMMGDEPYIKYKKLLDKVSCRFELSDILREMQGEYGTSHSYEIGGDLSEVESKTIGKLGIDYTYEGGKYIIKKIYSGDLSNENEKSPLLYTDIKENDILKSINGIELNEDYNPDRALLNHSEEIIRIEIQRNNNIKSYFVKTLSDEKYLRYRNFVETNREYVHRITGEKVGYIHIPDMGMNGYNEFFRLYDRESNREALIVDLRFNGGGFVSQLLLEKIARRRIGYDVPRRGIITPYPVDSVDGPLVALTNEYAGSDGDIGTHVFKLMHLGKVIGTRTWGGVVGINPKIKLLDGTIVTQPQFATWFSDVKYGLENYGTDPDINVEYMPQDFLKNKDPQLEKGIELALEEIKTYTKLNLDK, from the coding sequence ATGTACAGATATCTAATGTATCCTGACATTAAGGATGATATGATAGTCTTTGTGAATGATAACGATCTTTGGTCTTATAATCTGACAACGAAAGTACCTGAAAGACTGACAAATAATCTAGGTATAGTCACATTTCCAAGGATCAGCCCCGATAAAAAATTAGTGTACTTTAGGTTGATGACTGGAAAATCAGCTGATAATTCCGATATATATTCAGTTGAACTTGATTCTGGGAAACTTAGACGAATTACATATGTTTTCGGCAAAAGCGTGAGTAGGAGAATGTACACATCTATTGCTGGTTTTGACGATGAGAATAAATTAATTGTATCTACAGATGCCTATTATCCTTTCGGAACTCCCATGCTTTATAGAGTGGAAAACGGTAATTTATATGCGTTGAATTTGGGACCTGCTCTGAACATCATATACAACGATGACAATATATTTCTAGGCAGGAATACAATAGATATGCCACATTGGAAGCATTATAGAGGAGGCACACGTGGGAAGATACTTTCCGGGAAAAAAGGGAATTTCAAAATATTAGTTGACCTAGAATCCAACGTAAATTCACCTATGATATACAATGATAAATTATGTTTTATTTCTGATCACGAGGGATCAGGAAATATCTATTCCATGTCAACCGAAGGAAAACTGATAAAAATAACTGATTTCGGAGATTACTATGTTAGAAATGCAAATTCTGATGGGAAAAGCATAATTTTTCAGAAAGCCGGTTCATTGTTTTTAATACGTGATGGTAATGTATCAGAACTCAATATTGAAATAAATATACCTTCGGTCAATACTGAGATGAGGATGTTAAAAGCTGTAGACTATTTAACAGGATATGATTTGAATTATTCCGGTGAAATGATGGCTTTAACAGCACGTGGCCAGGTTATCTATACCGGTATAAAAGGCGGTCCGATAGTAACTGTAAGCCCTTTGAAAAACCAGATAGCAAAAATATCAAGAAATGACTTAATCATTTACAGATACTCTGAAAATGAGAATTTGATTTTAATATACGGTTTAAACAATGAAATCATAAAGAGCTTCAATTTTGATAAAGGAATTGTTGTAAATATGAAAGTCTCTCCAGATGGCAAAAAAATTGCAATTTCTAACAACAGATTTGAGTTATTTATATTGGCTCTGGATAACGACAAAATAGAAAAAATCGATGAAAGCCAATCTGATACCTTGGTTGATTGTTCATGGTCCAACGATTCAAGGCTTCTGGCATATTCGTTCCCGGAATCGGCTTATTTCGGATACAATGGTAGCAGTTATATAAAAATATATGACAGTGTAGATAAAAAGTTATACAGATGTACCACATCAGGTTCGGTAGACTTCAAGCCGGTTTTTAGCATGGACGATAATTATTTGTATTACCTATCAAAGAGATCACTTGATCCTGTCATGGATCAGCTTGTTTTTAACTTAGGATACCCTGCTATAACAAAACCATATGCATTATCGTTGAAAGGAAACAGCATGCCGATTTTTTCAGATATCCCAGAAGATCTTGCCAAAAAAGTGGAAGATAAATATTTACTTAATGATATAGTTAGATTTAGCCAGGTATTTCCTGTGGAAGCTATGGATTATGTTGATATTTACCCTGTTGATGGTGGTGTACTTTTACTTCATATGCCTGTTGAAGGAGCCATGAAAAGTTATTTATTCAACAATGGAGAAAAATCTGGGCAATTACAGTTGTTCAGCTTTAAAACCAATAAAGCCGAATCATATGAGGAGGGTACTGTTAGCTTCTGCGTCTCTGGAAATGGTAAATATCTTATGATTAGAAAACCAGGGAATAAATTTCTAAAAAGAGAAATAAGCACGAAAAAGGATGAGGACATAAATATAGATAGGCTGAAGCTGACAGTTAACCCCAAGGAAGAGTGGAAGAATATGCTATACGATGCTTATAAACTCATAAATGAAAATTTCTGGAGTAAGGAAAAGCTCAGAATGATGGGCGATGAACCTTATATTAAATATAAAAAACTCCTAGATAAGGTGAGCTGCAGATTTGAACTTTCAGATATTTTGCGTGAAATGCAGGGCGAATATGGCACTTCCCATTCCTATGAGATCGGAGGAGATTTATCTGAAGTTGAATCAAAAACAATAGGGAAACTTGGCATAGATTACACCTACGAGGGTGGAAAGTATATAATAAAGAAAATATATAGTGGTGATTTATCTAATGAAAATGAGAAATCCCCGTTGCTTTATACTGATATTAAAGAAAATGATATTTTAAAATCCATAAATGGTATAGAACTGAACGAGGATTATAATCCTGACAGGGCATTATTAAACCATTCAGAGGAAATTATAAGGATAGAAATTCAGAGAAATAATAACATAAAAAGTTATTTTGTAAAAACCCTGAGTGATGAAAAATATTTGAGATACCGCAATTTCGTTGAAACTAATAGAGAATATGTGCATAGAATTACAGGGGAGAAGGTGGGCTACATACATATTCCTGATATGGGTATGAATGGTTATAACGAATTTTTCCGGCTTTACGACCGTGAATCCAACAGAGAAGCATTAATTGTTGACTTAAGATTCAATGGTGGTGGCTTTGTTTCACAGCTCCTCTTGGAAAAAATTGCCAGAAGAAGAATAGGATATGACGTGCCAAGGCGTGGGATTATTACACCCTATCCTGTTGATTCGGTTGATGGACCACTGGTTGCACTCACAAATGAATACGCTGGGTCCGATGGCGACATAGGAACTCATGTATTCAAACTCATGCATCTTGGTAAAGTTATAGGCACCAGAACATGGGGCGGGGTTGTCGGAATAAATCCTAAAATTAAGCTGCTAGACGGAACGATTGTAACACAGCCACAGTTTGCAACGTGGTTCTCCGACGTTAAATATGGCCTGGAAAACTATGGAACCGATCCTGATATAAATGTTGAGTATATGCCACAGGATTTCCTTAAAAATAAGGACCCACAGTTAGAAAAAGGCATTGAACTTGCGCTGGAGGAAATTAAGACATACACAAAACTTAATTTGGACAAGTAA